The following are from one region of the Natronosporangium hydrolyticum genome:
- a CDS encoding ATP F0F1 synthase subunit C — MTDIVLAQAESINPGLAVIGYGLGAIGAGIGVGLIFASVIIGTARQPEAQGKLVGIAFTTFALVEVLALIGFVLFFLAS, encoded by the coding sequence GTGACGGACATCGTGCTTGCGCAGGCCGAGAGCATCAACCCGGGCCTCGCGGTCATCGGTTACGGTCTCGGTGCGATCGGCGCCGGCATCGGCGTTGGCCTCATCTTCGCGTCGGTCATCATCGGCACCGCCCGGCAGCCGGAGGCGCAGGGCAAGCTGGTGGGTATCGCCTTCACCACCTTCGCCCTGGTCGAGGTGCTTGCGCTGATCGGCTTCGTGCTGTTCTTCCTCGCCTCCTGA
- a CDS encoding F0F1 ATP synthase subunit gamma: MAAQLRVLRRRITSVKSLKKITKAMELVATSRIAKAQERVTASLPYSYAITDVLTALASTADINHPLLVPRSQVRRAGVLVITSDRGLCGAYNANAIRTCEELITKLKDEGKQVQLYVVGRKGVAFYSFRGREIAQSWTGFSDQPTFDDAREIGQTLIEAFEAGADDVDGGPGADGVSGVDELHVVHTQFKSLMTQTPVANFLAPLQVEEAEETEEIILPAYEYEPDPDTLFDALLPKYINTRIYAALIDAAASEWAARRRAMKSATDNAEEVMQSLTREMNSARQAEITQEISEIVGGANALAAAGSEE; this comes from the coding sequence ATGGCTGCGCAGTTGCGGGTGCTTCGCCGGCGGATCACGTCGGTGAAGTCGCTCAAGAAGATCACCAAGGCGATGGAGCTGGTCGCGACCAGCCGGATCGCCAAGGCACAGGAGCGGGTGACGGCCTCGCTGCCGTACTCGTACGCGATCACCGACGTGCTGACCGCGTTGGCGAGCACCGCGGACATCAACCACCCGTTGCTGGTCCCGCGGTCGCAGGTCCGCCGGGCCGGTGTCCTGGTGATCACCAGCGACCGGGGCCTCTGCGGCGCCTACAACGCCAACGCCATCCGCACCTGCGAGGAGCTCATCACCAAGCTCAAGGACGAGGGCAAGCAGGTCCAGCTGTACGTGGTCGGGCGCAAAGGGGTGGCTTTCTACTCCTTCCGCGGCCGGGAGATCGCGCAGAGCTGGACCGGCTTCTCCGACCAGCCCACGTTCGACGATGCGCGGGAGATCGGCCAGACCCTGATCGAGGCGTTCGAGGCCGGTGCCGACGATGTCGACGGTGGCCCCGGCGCCGACGGGGTGTCGGGCGTGGATGAGCTGCACGTGGTGCACACCCAGTTCAAGAGCTTGATGACCCAGACCCCGGTGGCGAACTTCCTGGCTCCGTTGCAGGTGGAGGAGGCCGAGGAGACCGAGGAGATCATCCTTCCGGCGTACGAGTACGAACCGGACCCGGACACGCTCTTCGACGCCCTGCTTCCGAAGTACATCAACACCCGCATCTACGCCGCATTGATCGACGCGGCGGCGAGCGAGTGGGCGGCGCGGCGGCGGGCCATGAAGAGCGCCACCGACAACGCCGAAGAGGTCATGCAGAGTTTGACGCGTGAGATGAACTCCGCCCGCCAGGCGGAGATCACCCAGGAGATCAGTGAAATCGTCGGCGGGGCGAACGCGCTCGCCGCGGCAGGAAGTGAAGAGTGA
- the atpB gene encoding F0F1 ATP synthase subunit A — protein MSTQVLAVGEEFEPPGARDFDLPAIFAGVTKPMLLVVASVVIIALFFLLSTRKSQLVPGKFQFLGESVYNIGRNTIAREQIGAKEFRPFVPLIVSLFTFVLVNNIYGIVPVIQFPTMSQIGFPLALALLVVYPVYHFVGIRKFGLGGYLKNQLFPPGAPKLVYLLLAPIEFFSKFVVNPLTLAVRVFAAMFAGHMLILVFALSGEFLLVYGDGLLKAVAGLSFLAVIAITFLEALIMSIQAYIFALLSASYIGMALAADH, from the coding sequence TTGAGCACGCAGGTGCTGGCTGTTGGCGAAGAATTCGAACCCCCAGGCGCACGCGATTTCGACCTGCCCGCGATCTTCGCCGGTGTCACCAAGCCCATGCTGCTCGTGGTCGCTTCGGTCGTCATCATCGCGCTCTTCTTCTTGCTGAGCACCCGCAAGTCGCAGTTGGTCCCTGGCAAGTTCCAGTTCCTCGGCGAGTCGGTCTACAACATCGGCCGGAACACCATCGCCCGGGAGCAGATCGGTGCCAAGGAGTTTCGTCCGTTTGTGCCGCTGATCGTCAGCCTCTTCACCTTCGTGCTGGTGAACAACATCTACGGCATCGTCCCGGTGATCCAGTTTCCGACGATGTCGCAGATCGGTTTCCCGCTGGCGCTGGCGCTATTGGTGGTCTACCCGGTCTACCACTTCGTGGGGATCCGGAAGTTCGGCCTCGGTGGCTACCTGAAGAACCAACTCTTCCCGCCCGGCGCGCCCAAGCTGGTCTATCTGCTGCTGGCGCCGATCGAGTTCTTCTCCAAGTTCGTGGTGAACCCGCTGACCCTGGCGGTCCGGGTCTTCGCCGCGATGTTCGCCGGCCACATGCTGATCCTGGTGTTCGCGCTCTCCGGCGAGTTCTTGCTGGTCTACGGGGATGGTCTACTGAAGGCGGTCGCCGGGCTGTCGTTCCTCGCGGTCATCGCGATCACCTTCCTGGAAGCCCTGATCATGTCGATTCAGGCATACATCTTCGCGCTGCTCTCGGCCAGCTACATCGGGATGGCGCTGGCGGCGGATCACTAG
- the atpA gene encoding F0F1 ATP synthase subunit alpha, whose amino-acid sequence MGELTISTEEIRGALQRYLDEYTPSTVREEVGVVTEAGDGIARVEGLPSTMAQELLEFEDGTLGMAQNLDVREIGVVVLGEYTSIEEGQQVKRTGRVLSLPVGDAFLGRVVDALGKPIDGLGEVEHETLRELELQAPNVVARQPVTEALQTGIKAIDAMTPIGRGQRQLIIGDRKTGKTTIATDTIINQRANWQSGDPTKQVRCIYVAVGQKATTIASVKHTLEQHGAMEYTTIVAAPASDPAGFKYIAPYAGSALGQHWMYQGKHVLIIFDDLSKQAEAYRSMSLLLRRPPGREAYPGDVFYLHSRLLERCAKLSDELGGGSLTGLPIIETKANDISAFIPTNVISITDGQIFLQTDLFNQGVRPAINVGTSVSRVGGNAQIKPMRKVAGTLRLGLAQFRDLEAFALFASDLDRTSRMQLERGARLVELLKQPNEAPVPVAEQVVLVWAGTDGKLDDLPVGDVRRFEGEFLQHLRHANPGVLASIGDGVWDDEIIKSLEEAITSFKQAFLAGEDGVRVNEPEAEAIDEDATRRETVKRVVPKKR is encoded by the coding sequence ATGGGCGAGCTGACCATCTCGACGGAGGAGATCCGCGGCGCACTGCAGCGGTACCTCGACGAGTACACCCCGTCTACTGTTCGCGAGGAGGTCGGGGTCGTCACCGAGGCCGGCGACGGCATTGCCCGGGTCGAAGGCCTGCCCTCCACAATGGCGCAGGAGCTGCTGGAGTTCGAGGACGGCACCCTGGGCATGGCGCAGAACCTCGATGTCCGTGAGATCGGTGTGGTGGTCCTCGGCGAGTACACCAGCATCGAGGAGGGGCAGCAGGTCAAGCGCACCGGCCGGGTGCTCTCGCTGCCGGTGGGTGACGCCTTCCTGGGTCGGGTGGTCGACGCGCTCGGCAAGCCGATCGACGGCCTCGGCGAGGTCGAGCACGAGACGCTCCGGGAGCTGGAGCTGCAGGCCCCGAACGTGGTCGCCCGGCAGCCGGTGACCGAGGCGCTGCAGACCGGGATCAAGGCGATCGACGCGATGACTCCGATCGGCCGGGGCCAGCGACAGCTGATCATCGGTGACCGGAAGACCGGCAAGACCACTATCGCGACCGACACGATCATCAACCAGCGGGCCAACTGGCAATCCGGCGACCCGACCAAGCAGGTGCGCTGCATCTACGTGGCGGTCGGCCAGAAGGCCACCACCATCGCATCGGTCAAGCACACGCTGGAGCAGCACGGGGCGATGGAGTACACCACCATCGTCGCCGCACCCGCCAGTGACCCGGCCGGCTTCAAATACATCGCCCCCTACGCCGGCTCGGCGCTCGGTCAGCACTGGATGTACCAGGGCAAGCACGTCCTGATCATCTTCGACGACCTGAGCAAGCAGGCCGAGGCGTACCGGTCGATGTCGCTGCTGCTGCGGCGCCCGCCGGGCCGCGAGGCGTACCCGGGTGACGTCTTCTACCTGCACTCTCGGTTGTTGGAGCGGTGCGCCAAGCTCTCCGACGAGCTGGGTGGCGGTTCGCTGACCGGCCTGCCGATCATCGAGACGAAGGCCAACGACATCTCGGCGTTCATCCCGACCAACGTCATCTCGATCACCGACGGGCAGATCTTCCTGCAGACCGACCTGTTCAACCAGGGGGTCCGACCGGCGATCAACGTCGGCACCTCGGTCTCCCGGGTCGGCGGCAACGCCCAGATCAAACCGATGCGAAAGGTCGCGGGCACGCTGCGGCTGGGGTTGGCGCAGTTCCGGGATCTGGAGGCGTTCGCGCTCTTCGCCTCGGACCTGGACCGCACCAGCCGGATGCAGCTGGAGCGCGGTGCCCGGCTGGTGGAGCTGCTGAAGCAGCCGAACGAGGCGCCGGTGCCGGTGGCGGAGCAGGTGGTGCTGGTCTGGGCCGGCACCGACGGCAAGCTCGACGACCTGCCGGTCGGGGACGTGCGCCGGTTCGAAGGCGAGTTCCTGCAGCATCTGCGGCACGCGAACCCCGGCGTGCTGGCCTCGATCGGGGACGGGGTCTGGGACGACGAGATCATCAAGTCGCTGGAAGAGGCGATCACCAGCTTCAAGCAGGCGTTCCTCGCCGGTGAGGACGGGGTCCGGGTGAACGAACCCGAGGCCGAGGCGATCGACGAGGACGCCACCCGCCGGGAGACCGTCAAGCGAGTCGTTCCGAAGAAGCGATGA
- a CDS encoding phosphotyrosine protein phosphatase, translated as MPPFTVLHVCMGNICRSPMAERLLPVAISEAAGVTLAEADALVHSHSAGTGGWHAGEEMHPSAARQVRGRGGEPTGFTARRLRSEHLDAADLVLVATADQQLYVTALRPDAAGRTFVLGEFGRLLRLVTEAGLPAPELTPDGVFARGVGLVAAVERLRGDAASLPGDDLDDPWGRGEKTFTRVAEEIEDTLRPLATGLVATLKE; from the coding sequence ATGCCGCCGTTTACGGTGCTTCACGTCTGCATGGGCAACATCTGCCGGTCGCCGATGGCCGAACGACTGCTGCCGGTGGCGATCTCGGAGGCCGCCGGGGTGACGCTGGCCGAGGCGGACGCCCTGGTGCACAGCCACAGCGCCGGCACCGGCGGCTGGCACGCCGGGGAGGAGATGCACCCTTCGGCGGCCCGGCAGGTCCGGGGCCGGGGCGGGGAGCCGACCGGGTTCACCGCCCGGCGGCTGCGCTCGGAACACCTCGACGCCGCCGACCTGGTGCTGGTAGCCACCGCCGACCAGCAGCTCTACGTGACCGCGCTGCGCCCGGACGCGGCCGGGCGTACCTTCGTGCTCGGCGAGTTCGGCCGGCTGCTGCGGCTGGTGACCGAGGCTGGCCTGCCGGCTCCAGAACTCACCCCGGACGGGGTGTTCGCCAGGGGGGTCGGGTTGGTGGCGGCGGTGGAGCGGCTGCGGGGAGACGCGGCGTCGCTACCCGGTGACGACCTCGACGATCCGTGGGGGCGGGGGGAGAAGACCTTCACCCGGGTCGCCGAGGAGATCGAGGACACGCTGCGGCCGCTCGCCACCGGTCTGGTGGCCACGTTGAAGGAGTGA
- a CDS encoding F0F1 ATP synthase subunit B: MLWAAAGDPNPVLPHTSEIIVGLVAFLLLLFVIRKFVTPRFEKIYEERTEKIEGGLQRAEAAQAEANRLLEQYQTQLAEAKTEAARIRDDARADAEGIRNDVLAQAREESERIIAAGRDALAAERATLVRELRAEIGTLSVELASRIIGESLADEARRAGTVERFLSDLESAEQESPNGGAATAGAR, translated from the coding sequence ATGCTATGGGCGGCCGCGGGAGACCCTAATCCGGTTCTCCCGCACACCTCTGAGATCATCGTCGGGCTCGTCGCCTTTCTGCTGCTGCTGTTCGTCATTCGGAAGTTCGTGACTCCTCGGTTCGAGAAGATCTACGAGGAGCGGACCGAGAAGATCGAGGGCGGTCTGCAGCGGGCCGAGGCGGCGCAGGCCGAGGCGAACCGACTGCTGGAGCAGTACCAGACTCAGTTGGCCGAGGCCAAGACCGAGGCGGCGAGGATCCGCGACGACGCCCGGGCGGATGCCGAGGGCATCCGCAACGACGTGCTCGCCCAGGCGCGGGAAGAGTCCGAGCGGATCATCGCGGCGGGTCGGGACGCGCTCGCGGCGGAGCGGGCCACCCTGGTCCGCGAGCTGCGGGCCGAGATCGGCACGCTCTCGGTCGAGCTGGCCAGCCGGATCATTGGCGAGTCGCTCGCCGATGAGGCCCGGCGCGCCGGCACGGTCGAGCGCTTCCTGTCCGACCTGGAGTCGGCGGAGCAGGAGTCGCCCAACGGTGGCGCCGCCACGGCGGGGGCGCGCTGA
- the atpD gene encoding F0F1 ATP synthase subunit beta — protein MASVETATGVGRVVRVIGPVVDAEFPRDAMPEIYHALHADVTFGDEEKTLTMEVAQHLGDNMVRAISMQPTDGLVRGAPIRDTGGPISVPVGDVTKGRVFNAIGDCLNLEPGEKLEVNERWGIHRKAPAFADLEPKTEMLETGIKVLDLLAPYVRGGKIGLFGGAGVGKTVLIQEMIIRVARNFGGTSVFAGVGERTREGNDLILEMTDSGVIGDTALVFGQMDEPPGTRLRVALAALTMAEYFRDVQNQEVLLFVDNIFRFTQAGAEVSTLLGRMPSAVGYQPTLADEMGELQERITSVKGKAITSMQAIYVPADDYTDPAPHTAFTHLDATTNLERKISDKGIYPAVDPLASSSRILAPEFVGAEHYAVAAETKRILQRYQDLQDIIAILGMDELSEEDKITVNRARRIERFLSQNTYAAKQFTGVEGSFVPVKETVEAFKKLTEGEYDHFPEQAFFMCGGLEDLERNAQRLMSEDF, from the coding sequence ATGGCTTCAGTGGAGACTGCTACCGGCGTTGGCCGCGTGGTTCGGGTGATCGGTCCGGTCGTCGACGCGGAATTCCCCCGGGACGCGATGCCAGAGATCTATCACGCGCTGCACGCGGACGTGACCTTTGGCGATGAGGAGAAGACCCTGACCATGGAGGTCGCCCAGCACCTGGGGGACAACATGGTTCGGGCGATCTCGATGCAGCCGACCGACGGTCTGGTGCGGGGCGCACCGATCCGGGACACCGGCGGCCCGATCTCGGTGCCGGTCGGGGACGTCACCAAGGGCCGGGTGTTCAACGCCATCGGCGACTGCCTGAACCTGGAGCCCGGCGAGAAGCTTGAGGTCAATGAGCGGTGGGGGATCCACCGCAAGGCCCCGGCCTTCGCCGATCTGGAGCCGAAGACCGAGATGCTGGAGACCGGCATCAAGGTGCTCGACCTGCTCGCCCCGTACGTCCGCGGTGGGAAGATCGGCCTGTTCGGCGGCGCCGGCGTGGGCAAGACCGTGCTGATCCAAGAGATGATCATCCGGGTCGCCCGGAACTTCGGTGGCACCTCGGTCTTCGCCGGCGTCGGTGAGCGGACCCGGGAAGGCAACGACCTGATCCTGGAGATGACCGACAGCGGCGTCATCGGCGACACCGCGCTGGTCTTCGGCCAGATGGACGAGCCGCCGGGGACCCGGCTGCGGGTGGCGTTGGCGGCGCTGACCATGGCCGAGTATTTCCGCGACGTCCAGAACCAGGAGGTGTTGCTCTTCGTCGACAACATCTTCCGGTTCACCCAGGCCGGCGCCGAGGTCTCCACGCTGCTGGGCCGGATGCCCTCGGCGGTGGGGTACCAGCCCACGCTCGCCGACGAGATGGGCGAGCTGCAGGAGCGGATCACCTCGGTCAAGGGCAAGGCGATCACCTCGATGCAGGCGATCTACGTGCCCGCCGACGACTACACCGACCCGGCTCCGCACACCGCCTTCACCCACCTGGACGCCACCACCAACCTGGAGCGGAAGATCTCCGACAAGGGGATCTACCCGGCGGTGGACCCGCTCGCCTCGTCGTCGCGGATCCTGGCGCCGGAGTTCGTCGGGGCCGAGCACTACGCGGTCGCGGCCGAGACCAAGCGGATCCTGCAGCGCTACCAGGACCTGCAGGACATCATCGCGATCCTCGGTATGGACGAGCTCAGCGAAGAAGACAAGATCACCGTGAACCGGGCCCGCCGGATCGAGCGGTTCCTCTCCCAGAACACCTACGCCGCGAAGCAGTTCACCGGCGTGGAGGGGTCGTTTGTCCCGGTGAAGGAGACCGTCGAGGCGTTCAAGAAGCTCACCGAAGGCGAGTACGACCACTTCCCCGAGCAGGCATTCTTCATGTGTGGTGGGCTCGAGGACCTGGAGCGGAACGCGCAGCGGCTGATGAGCGAGGACTTCTGA
- a CDS encoding Uma2 family endonuclease, translating into MAAPAFDPLVDLDGLWTTALADRFLPDPQLPSASYESVNGRLFVSPTEVHTNSWGELKLARLVADAAESAGFSLSGPVNLKFDEGTWIQPDLTVLHTLPKTDEEDRWVPSAYCTMVVEFVSRSNRRKDFVATPDLCAKGGVPYFLRVELVRRLSHASAQLFRLTDGRYEPVVEATAGQVFEAVEPFPMRFDPRQLLP; encoded by the coding sequence ATGGCAGCGCCGGCCTTTGATCCGCTCGTCGACCTCGATGGTCTGTGGACCACCGCGCTGGCCGACCGGTTCCTGCCGGATCCCCAGCTGCCCTCCGCGAGCTACGAGTCTGTCAACGGGAGGCTCTTCGTGTCCCCGACCGAGGTGCACACCAACAGCTGGGGGGAGCTGAAACTGGCGCGATTGGTCGCAGACGCTGCGGAGTCGGCGGGCTTCTCGCTCTCCGGCCCGGTCAACCTCAAATTCGACGAGGGCACCTGGATCCAACCCGACCTCACGGTTCTGCACACGTTGCCGAAGACCGATGAGGAGGACCGGTGGGTCCCGTCGGCGTACTGCACGATGGTGGTCGAGTTCGTCTCCCGCAGCAATCGGCGCAAGGACTTCGTCGCGACCCCCGATTTGTGCGCCAAGGGTGGGGTGCCGTATTTCCTGCGGGTCGAGCTGGTCCGTCGGCTCAGCCACGCGTCGGCCCAGCTCTTCCGGTTGACCGACGGCCGTTACGAGCCGGTGGTCGAGGCCACGGCCGGGCAGGTCTTCGAGGCGGTCGAGCCGTTCCCGATGCGCTTCGACCCGCGGCAACTGTTGCCGTGA
- a CDS encoding F0F1 ATP synthase subunit delta encodes MQAASRQSYAAALEQLDTLANGGASPAELRTVSDQLLAVARLLAGQVQLRRALSDPARPGEDRAALLRGLLGRQVSDHTRELLDTLVGGRWSSALELLEGCEQLAVQALFASSERAGEIAEVEDELFRFSQLVAGDQQLSAALGDRRAPVEQRATLVDSLLAGKAIDTTVAAVKIALGGLGGRSVEGALIKLVEAAAERRDRSVAYVTVATPLTDSEERRLGTALSARYGRDVSVKTTVDPRVLGGARVQLGADLYDGTVAHRLAQARNALASG; translated from the coding sequence ATGCAGGCCGCCAGCCGCCAGTCGTACGCCGCCGCGTTGGAGCAGCTCGACACGCTCGCCAATGGCGGCGCCAGCCCGGCGGAGCTGCGCACGGTCTCCGACCAGCTGTTGGCGGTGGCCCGGCTGCTCGCCGGGCAGGTGCAGCTGCGGCGCGCGCTCTCCGATCCCGCCCGCCCGGGCGAGGATCGGGCGGCGCTGTTGCGAGGTCTGCTCGGCCGGCAGGTCAGCGACCACACCCGGGAGCTACTCGACACCCTGGTCGGCGGCCGCTGGTCATCGGCGCTTGAGCTGCTTGAGGGCTGCGAACAGCTGGCGGTGCAGGCGCTCTTCGCCAGCAGCGAGCGAGCCGGCGAGATCGCCGAGGTCGAGGACGAGCTGTTCCGGTTCAGCCAGCTGGTCGCCGGCGACCAGCAGCTCTCCGCCGCGCTGGGCGACCGGCGAGCGCCGGTCGAGCAGCGGGCCACGCTGGTGGACTCGCTGCTGGCGGGCAAGGCCATCGACACTACCGTCGCCGCGGTAAAGATCGCGTTGGGTGGGCTCGGTGGGCGTAGCGTGGAGGGGGCGTTGATCAAGCTGGTCGAGGCCGCCGCCGAACGGCGTGATCGCAGCGTGGCGTACGTGACCGTGGCCACGCCGCTGACCGACAGTGAAGAGCGCAGGCTGGGTACGGCCCTGTCGGCGCGCTACGGTCGAGACGTCTCTGTGAAGACGACAGTCGATCCGCGGGTGCTCGGCGGGGCACGGGTGCAGTTGGGGGCCGATCTCTATGACGGCACCGTTGCGCACCGGCTCGCCCAGGCCCGCAATGCTTTGGCATCAGGCTAG